The following coding sequences are from one Mytilus trossulus isolate FHL-02 chromosome 8, PNRI_Mtr1.1.1.hap1, whole genome shotgun sequence window:
- the LOC134728165 gene encoding protein TEX261-like — MWFMYLLSWMALLIQICLITLAIAAGLFYIAELVEEYTVLTGKTIKYLIMFTTAVYICLFLFEDLDTSLIIVGLVGNAAYFALLQSFPYFILSSPSFIASVFMVIVNHYFAFSYFASVWYPFSDVMAFFTICLWIVPFAFFVSLSANENVLPTMTENRSKSEDATDVVSNYFKRKTKGLGLLSFLKHAQDTVLPQRVRKQY; from the exons ATGTGGTTTATGTATCTTTTGAGTTGGATGGCATTGTTAATCCAAATATGTCTAATCACATTAGCGATTg CTGCTGGTCTATTTTATATTGCTGAATTGGTTGAAGAATATACAGTTCTTACTGGAAAAACTATCAAGTATCTCATCATG TTCACCACAGCAGTGTATATTTGCTTGTTCCTGTTTGAAGATCTAGACACATCGTTAATCATAGTAGGATTGGTAGGAAATGCAGCATACTTTGCATTGCTACAGAGTTTCCCGTACTTTATATTATCATCCCCGTCATTTATAGCATCTGTCT TTATGGTGATTGTGAACCACTACTTTGCATTTTCTTACTTTGCATCAGTATGGTATCCATTTTCAGAT GTGATGGCTTTCTTCACCATTTGTCTATGGATAGTAccatttgcattttttgtgtCATTATCTGCTAACGAGAATGTTTTACCAACCATGACAGAAAACCGATCAAAATCTGAAGATGCCACAGACGTTGTCAGCAACTATTTCAAAAGGAAAACTAAAGGATTGGGACTTTTGTCATTCTTGAAACATGCTCAGGACACTGTATTACCACAGAGAGTTAGAAAACAGTATTAG